In one Erinaceus europaeus chromosome 3, mEriEur2.1, whole genome shotgun sequence genomic region, the following are encoded:
- the RASL11B gene encoding ras-like protein family member 11B: MRLIQNMCTIAEYPASGSAAGAECCLGAAGRRLVKIAVVGASGVGKTALVVRFLTKRFIGDYERNAGNLYTRQVQIEGETLAIQVQDTPGIQVHENGLSCTEQLNRCIRWADAVVIVFSITDYKSYELISQLHQHVQQLHLGTRLPVVVVANKADLLHVKQVDPQLGLQLASMLGCSFYEVSVSENYNDVYNAFHVLCKEVSHKQQPSSTPEKRRTSLIPRPKSPNMQDLKRRFKQALSAKVRTVTSV, translated from the exons ATGCGCCTCATTCAGAACATGTGCACCATTGCCGAGTACCCTGCCTCGGGCAGCGCCGCGGGAGCAGAGTGCTGTCTGGGAGCGGCGGGTCGCCGTCTGGTCAAAATCGCGGTGGTGGGGGCCAGCGGTGTGGGCAAGACCG CTCTGGTGGTCCGCTTCCTCACCAAACGGTTCATTGGCGATTATGAAAGAAATGCAG GTAATCTCTATACCAGACAAGTTCAAATTGAAGGTGAAACACTGGCTATTCAGGTCCAAGATACTCCAGGTATTCAG GTCCACGAGAATGGCTTGAGCTGCACGGAACAGCTGAACCGGTGTATCCGCTGGGCTGACGCTGTGGTCATCGTGTTCTCCATCACAGACTACAAGAGCTATGAACTCATCAGCCAGCTCCACCAACACGTGCAGCAGCTCCATCTGGGCACTCGGCTGCCAGTGGTGGTTGTGGCCAACAAAGCTGACCTGCTTCACGTCAAGCAGGTGGACCCCCAGCTTGGACTGCAGCTGGCCAGCATGCTGGGCTGCTCATTCTATGAAGTGTCCGTCAGCGAGAACTACAACGACGTCTACAATGCCTTCCACGTCCTCTGCAAGGAAGTGAGTCACAAGCAGCAGCCCAGCAGTACACCAGAGAAGCGCAGGACCTCACTCATCCCCAGGCCCAAGTCCCCCAACATGCAGGACCTGAAGAGGCGGTTCAAGCAAGCCCTGTCTGCCAAAGTGCGGACTGTCACTTCAGTTTGA